Sequence from the Castanea sativa cultivar Marrone di Chiusa Pesio chromosome 12, ASM4071231v1 genome:
ATACGAAATGAGAGAAAATGTTACCTGGGATGGTTGGTGGAGAACCCTGGTCCCCATAACCAAGTTTTGAAGGTATTTTCAACTTCCTCTTTTCGCCTACACACATTCCCAACAATCCTTGATCCCACCCtgaaagaagaagtttttcaacCACTAGAAACCTCCATGCAAAATATCTAGCAGCTGTTCAACATTCACCATGATGTGCCAAGTGTAAATAAAAGACGGGCCTCGTTACATACATATGTCTGCTTATAGTTTTGAACCACcataattgaaaagaaaacGAAGCTTAAGCCACAACTGAGCCATATGTACATTGAAATGCCATTAAGTAGATCCAAGTGGCATACAGCTCAAAGTCAGCCCAACTTAGATATAAAGCAATCGCCaccaagtttttatttatttatttaatagttacaataggGAAGTGGGGATTTGAACTCCGAATGTCTCCATGAGGTGTCAATTGAGCTACATGGCTCTTGGCAATTGTCACAAAAGCTAATTATTACAATGAAGCCTttggactctctctctctctctctctctctctctctctctctcatattaaGGTCTTTATACTGCATTAAATACCATTTAACAGATTTCAAGGGGCCTATAAATCATTGGTCTTCATTGTAACTTATagatttaacaaaaattagaTTCCATGATAATGAGCATTACCACCAACCCTTGTAATACAGCTCTCTCTACCCTCTGAATAGGGTCTGGATTCAAATCCCTGTTTCATTGCCCATTTTTGCACTCtagataatttttattgaagTTTAATTCATCACACTCATATTCATGCACACGCATGCATGAGCAATTTTAATGCTAGACCTAGGTAATTGCAATGACTGAAGAACAACCAGTACTTAAACAGTACATGGTCGTTAATGCACCACATACCTTTTATAACTTGACCAGACCCAACCTCAAACTCAATTGGAGAGTCCCTTTCAAAACTAGAGTCAAAAACAGTTCCATCTGTGAGTGTTCCCTGCAAAATAAAAGTAGAAACTATAATGCACTTATAGAGTTACAACTGAACCATATagcaatttaaaataaattcagCTAATATTTTACCTTGTAACAAGAAAAAGTTATCTTGTGTGTGTACATATATGTGAAAGTATCTATGCATATGTACAAGATGTACTTAAATATTTCTGGTGACATTCAAGGACAATATAGTTCTTTTCATTCACTGGACAAATCCAACCCTTCCTATATTTTCCATAATGACATGAACAAATTTAACTGCTACAAGTACCAAATTATATTAAGGATATATACACGGAACAATTTAATCAACACGAACAATGAGGCAATTAGGCCTCCCCTGCAAGCAATGTCAAAGCAAGGGAAGAATTTATCACTCATACTGAATTACTTTGACTATGTTACTGAAAGCCTAAAGAAAATCAGGGAGTCAACAATAAATGAGAGATCAATCATCTTTAGTAATTAGGGTTTTGCAGTGCAGACTTTAAATATAATGCAAAAAACTTAAATGCATTGATTACTATTGTTTTCTAAGTGGTACTTGCTTTGACACTGGTTTTCTCTTGAGAAACTTAAACATAATTAActcaagaataaaaatttaatcaacaGCAATACTTctataaagataaataaataattcacactctttttaaaaaaataactaattatttaattaagagGCAACCTAACATAAATTTTGTACTTGCTAATAAGCAATTAACCAAAGTTATCTAATATGATATTCAATTATGAAATTGATTATTCAAATACTTAATCTAAACTACTATAATAGTCAATGTAAATAAGCAATTCATTTAATGGCATGGTGAAGTTGGTGGCAATTGCTGTCATGCTCATCAAGCCAAGCTCCCAAGCCTCTCACTTCTTTTGGCTCTATTCAGGCAGAGATTTACTACCCTTCCATTCCCCCCACTCACTACAACCAAATGCAACCCCACCCTCAACTTGATCATCCTATTGGACGACAACCTACTGCGGTTTGTGTTTAGGTATGTCTTTCAATCTtcaaatttctatttattttaggttatctttgttttatttatttgccATGAAaattggggaggggggggggggggaaggaaaGAAACTTAGAATGGAGAAACTCAGTTCTAGTCAGTGTTGGTTTGAGAATgcttcaaattgaaaaaaaattggtttggtGTAAAGGTACCTCTCAACACCAATCAAACTGAATCGTGCACACCCCTAATGCACTTGTCTCGCCTGGTTCTGACATATTTCATTGTCTATGAGGAAATAGAGTGGTTTCTTTATAACATTAGCTATAAAATTTGATGATGTTTTACATTTATTCAAACTGTTACAGAGGcttattcttctttaaaaaCATAACTGAGGTGAATTCTTAACCAGATCAGTTCATCAAATGACTTGTGTCCAGTGAGCAAGCAAGTTACTATTTCCTTACTAATAATTAAGTTTTCCAGACCAGAAGCATCTTCAACAAATGTGGCAACTAGAATTTCAGAACcttgataaaaaataacataGACCAAGCTGTGAAATGTTCCCATTTTTACTTAAGGATATGTTGATAgacaaaaaattatcattttctaTTGAAACATTTATCACGTAATCAATCATGCAACTAAACCTGCAACGCAACTTACTCGATAGTGTACTTTAAGTCTATCGCCTTTGTGAGACTTAAATTCGCAAGAATCTGGCTTATACTGCAAAAATAAACGATGCAAAGGATTAGTgagcagaaaaaaaaatcactcaagGAAGACTGGTAAAAGATATAGTGGATTCTTGGCTTTTGCTTATGTACATATGCATGAGCACCTACCCTCCAAGGTTACTTCAAGCATGGAgccaaaattgaaaatagtaattaatgATCTGTGATTCTGTATAATATCAAAGAGATCATCCCATTGCTACTAATTGCATTTGCATATCCATATCCAGAACATCCAAATGATATATTTACAACAATAACCAagtcttagtcccaaaatttatgggtcagttttatatatatatatatatatatatgtatatgaggGGTGGTGGGGTGGGGTTCAAACCTTAGTGCCCAAGCACCAAAAGGTGCAGGCACCACTGTGGTATCAGTTGAACCCCAGTTTCagttatatacacacacacacactcccccccccccccccccaaccccaccccaccccaccccacccccaaATAAACCCCACAAACTTACATTAAGTGAGCAATAGACATGCACATACATATAAAGCATTTCTAAGTTTTATATATCCTTTTTCATTATGTTTTCCAAATTATCCCTATATAGCCTGCAAATACCAAACCTCCCGAATCATGTGActatttttaaatgttatttcAAACTTAGTTCAGACGTTGAAGTTGGAAGAAGATAGTAATTTCACTTTTGGTAGCATGGAGgaataaaaaaagtatcaaGTTCATATAATAGAACCATAAACATCTTAGCATGACTTAATTACCCACCTATAGTCCTTTCTGTTAaagaggagaaagaaagaagttgTACATGTTCTTCATAAGAGGACACACAAAACCTTTTAGTTTCATTTTCCACAATTTTTCCACTATTAACTAGATGTTTCTTGGACTTTGAACAGGCATTCCTACATATTTAAATGGATGTGCTATAGACAGTACCATTGCATGGTGCTAGATGAAATTCAAAATAGGTAAAGCAGTTCCAACCATGTATTCTACTCACAAGATATCCATGATCAGCAGAAGTCAAGCTCAAGCCACACAAATTCTCTTTcgtaattatatttaaaaagtatGATAGAGAAAGTACGAAACTATCCTTTTCTAAGAAATTCCAAAGGAATAAATAGATTTTActagaaatatgcatatataaaCCTTGGTGCATAGACTTAAATTATAGTGTCAGGTGTAGGAGTGTGTCTAGCAGTTGAACACAAAAGACTTCCTGAGATTTGCCACGTTTTTGGTGTATCCAATGGTCATTCCCAAATCCAtgtcaaatttgagttttttattttattttttataagtacgTCAAAATTGAGTTAACAGTCAAATCATTTAGTCTAAAGATGAACGAAGGTCCAAGAACTCCTGGTAAATGTAACTTATATGCTAAACAGGTTAAAGCAATGAATTCTTATATGAGTCTTGAATGGCATTGATCATGACACAGAATCTTCAGTTTTTAAATGACATCCAACCTTTTTGTTATTGGTAAGCTCTAGGTGGAGCTTCAGGTCATGGGTTTAAGACTCATCGGGTGTCTATGAATCTTAAATGGCATTGATCATGACAGAGAATCTTCACTTTTTTAATGACatccaaccttttttttttattattattggtatGTTTCATAGACACCAGATGAGTCTTAAACCCATGACATGAAGCTTCGTCTAGAACTTATACAAAGAGTAGGTGCAAGTTGAGCTAGAATTCATTGATGACATCTGAACATATTAGATTTGATGCAAAACAAAGTTAGGCATATATCAGGCAATTCATATGGGAATAATACAAATATAAGAAGAATGAAACTTCAAGCAAATATTACAATATAAGTATGCAAGGAGTAccaaaaaaactattaaagTTCCAACAAACTATTAGGTTCTATGGTTATCAACCAATTTTCACAAGGGTCCTTATCCTCTCCTTAATTTCCAAACAAATGATCAAAACCGTCAAAATCCTAGCACATCCTACTTCCATAACAATAGGATCATGGGTTCAAGATTGACCAGCTATGTATataacttacaaaaaataaaggtCATACCTAGTGTAGAAAGCTCTCACTTTTGCAGGATCTAGAAGAGGTTACCTTACCAATTCAATTATTCAACCCCattatccataaaaaatttactgTCTAGCAAATTCTTCACTCTCACATATTTCAATAATTATCTTTTATGTGTCCAATATATGCATCCTCCTTCTCATAGCGTGTGGACTTACACGGTCTAAGAGGGAGGATGTGTATATCGGATAAATGAGATACCTTCACATATGCCATCACAAATCAACACAGGGGAACTTTAGTAGACAACACAAGCacatattttcattttgttaatttttcaaattcacCACTAACCCAACATTCCAATACAAGCAAGTCTGATATAGATCATTTCCAGTTACAAACTCAATTCACATAAAGAGTCagattcaaaaaatcaaaaaaacaaaaaaacaaaaacaaaaacaaaaacgaaatGAGAAAATTTACCTTGATCCCAATTTGCAACTCAGTGACATCGCCTTTCTTCGCAGAAACtgaacaagaaaagaagaagaaaaaaatgaaccCATTAATGGAAATGACATTCTTGAAACTATATTAGATCAAAAACCCATATGTATAACGTGAATGTTCAGATCTAATCCCATACCATATAAGACtcacatacaaaaacaaaagctaaTTACATATAACAAGAATTAAGGCTATCATTCATTCAAAAATGTTGTCTTTCTTTTCATCTATGTACTAACCTAGTGTGGAAAGGAGCAACAAGAGGAACATTGGAGCGGTCAAACTCATCTTCGCCATTCTGTCTCTTGACTCTTCTCTTCGGCTACGCTGCTTTGTGttctgtgtttttctctctgttctgttggtttatatattaaaaggttttttttttttttttttttggagataaagatatatattaaaaggtTTAATTACTCATCCTTTAACAACATTTACCCGATGTTTTGAAATGGTCTTTTGTCCTTCTATGTATTTCATTTTAGTCTATTTACTTTTAAATCTATGTCAAAAATTTCCTAACattaattgttgttttgattttttctatgagacaaagtttagttacaaaattagttgtagacTAAGGTTATaatcttatttaataaaataaatattattatatattttaaaatgttaatagTTAAATTATATGTTCATTATGCTTTTAatacatatatcaaattttgtatcaattagatgttatttactgtATGATTTacaatataagtttatattttatgcataattttaaactacaaaaacttacaatttattgatgacataactattaatttttaatttttagaaattttgcaagtatggaaaaTATAATATGAAGATGTAACCCAAtggtaaatttgttaaaattcgtctccaataaaaagatattgctTTTTATAATCAAGTCAAAACACATTTTCCTTTCTCATGTGTATgtgcttttttaaaaaatgaaaagaatatataattttttttatattacttaaaaaaagtgTATTGTATGTAGTATAACTTGTATTACCTtctctttaaatttaaaacttgccATAGCTTTTGAAAGGAGTTTGTGgtgtgtttttttgttaaaaccatttttcttctctcttgtgtgtctatttttgtttctctaaataaaattaaaaaaacaaaaaaaactctcttATTCAAAGTTAATTAGAACTTACGTTACCGTCATTATAATTGAATTCTCTAGAACTTACATGTTAATATGAAAAATGGAcgatatttttcttaaatatagATAGTGATACGGGATATGGTacttaaagcttttttttttttttttttttcaagaaaaatttagaaagcACTTATATAGCTTAAGATATGTGtactttttttgagaatccaagATATGTGTACTTTGATCTACGAGAAAGtgagtaactttttttttcaatggtttACAAGATTTAAAGGGATAAcaatttcttacaaaaaaaaaaaaaaaaggacaattgATCAATGAAGTAGTTAACAATTTCTttacaactctctctctctctctctctctctctctctctcataacaaatctttatattttaaaattatgcacaaaagaTGATGTAAAGATTAAAGGCTCATAAAGTATAGTGGGCCGTGGGCCTTGTCCGGGAATGTCTAGTAGTCCGAGGACAAGGTAGGGAAGATATGTGAATCCACACGTTGAGGACGATCCATGACTAGGAAAGTTTAGGAAGGTAGTCCAAGGAGGAGTACCTCCTCGGCTAAGTAAGGCAAAGGTTATGAGGTATGAACTGCCCTCGGGAACAACTTTTCGAAAGATTCTACTGATAAGGATGAGTATCAGAGGAGCATAAGACAAATAAGAGCTGAGAGAAATCAAGGGAAAAGCTGTGTCCACCACATTAAATGCCTTATAGCTAAActtttggccgcattaatgtggaggtaataCTTGAACAATAACTAGCAGCTTTACAGCTacacccaaaaatttcaagaaggtACTGAGGGGGCAAGGATAAGAGCGACTAACTTGCCCTACATGTGGAGggtggagatgaagaaaaacAGAGTATATAATAGAGAAATGAGCCCCTTATGGAAGATTATCAAAAAAGTGGGAAGAAAATCACTGTAGCTCCAAGAATTGGACTTGTAACCCAATTtcaaaggatatatatatatatatatatatatataaaagatcaAGTCTCCTCAGACTTTGCCAAGGATGATTTATTTGAGCATAACCATTTTATTCTTGTTCTCTTTTTGTTTGGGCTCATTATAATTAGTATCTAATTCATTAAAGCCTAATTTCCTAACCCAGtctttataaatttattgtactgggctttttgggcctaagTCCTTTTCCCTTTAGGATAAGGGAACTAGATCCAGTCCTTACAGATGAGTTTATGgttcgaatagtaaataacatcttatTGACACAAAAGttgcaaacatatatatatccattgatataattttcaaaatattaaactaatataaacttattaggtggtgtaacattttttaaatttatatttggtGTAACTAGATCTAGCCCTATATATATGTGGAATTTACACCTACAGTAActttaacttttaagaaagTTACACCACTTAATAGTTTTTTTAGTTGGATGTGCATTTTGAAACATCTAtggttggaatttttttttcttataccttccatacttgcaaaatttaaagACAATTAGAGATTAATCATTATCTCTCATCTaccaaatatttaattttcaaggttattttgtattttaaaattatgcaaaaaaatatgagtttatggatcaaatagtgCATAAATTGTAATATCAAACTAACATGAAATTTAGTGTGTGCGCATTaagaagaatgagaaattaTCATCTAGtagtagaaattttaaaatattaatccaataaaaagttattaaatggTAACTATttctaaatacaagtaaagaaTGTATAGCAAATGCGTAAGTGAAGGACATATTGATGATGAATCTCCTAATTTTCATATGATTCAATTTTGTTATCTTATAACTCAACTAGTTGGCACATCCTAATATTTCTAAAGTAGAATCCACGATTCAAATTTCCAttcccaactatcaaattattaaaaataaataaataataataaaaacctcATATTGTTTTCTACTTCgtttacaaaacaaaattaataattaaagaaaaaaaatttcttgcagttacattaaaaagaaaagaaagaagaagataataaataGGAATCGGTATGGTTTTTTGAGGAAGTTTTTGTATAAGCCAAAGGTTTATGCAAAATTAACACTTTCTTCTTTTACCCCGTTTTGTACAAGTCAAAGGTTTTTTAGCAAGAAGTGTATAAGTCAAAGATTTATGCGAAAAATGTCATTAGCACTTTCTTCTTTTACCCtttgctctttttttgttttgtttagaatactaattattttaacacacacacaaggagaaagaggaaaaagttttaaagaaactaacaattGTATATATCCAAAAAggtctctctttgtttttcttgaaaCATACATTAATGTATGTTTCCTTAAGATAGTAGATAGGGGTTACTTAAATCTCCATTTCCTTAATTTGTTTACGTTACTTTGACTGCTTTTGAATAagctaaagagagagagagagagatatatatatatatatatatatatatatatatatatataaagaatccTTGTAATGATGAATTTGTTAACTTATAAGataaattaaaatgttaagTACAATCAACCTCTTTAATAGCTGCATAGTAGCTTTACAAGATGTGCAAAACCTAGttttattttagagagtttcaatttttgtctttATCATTGGGCAAAAAcatcaatcggtttttggtataAATGAGAACTGAACCctagatcttttattcaactatcaaaaactttattaattgaactaactgga
This genomic interval carries:
- the LOC142619247 gene encoding peptidyl-prolyl cis-trans isomerase FKBP15-1-like, whose amino-acid sequence is MAKMSLTAPMFLLLLLSTLVSAKKGDVTELQIGIKYKPDSCEFKSHKGDRLKVHYRGTLTDGTVFDSSFERDSPIEFEVGSGQVIKGWDQGLLGMCVGEKRKLKIPSKLGYGDQGSPPTIPGGATLIFETELVAVNGKPSSDEKTNDDEL